A window of the Bactrocera neohumeralis isolate Rockhampton unplaced genomic scaffold, APGP_CSIRO_Bneo_wtdbg2-racon-allhic-juicebox.fasta_v2 cluster09, whole genome shotgun sequence genome harbors these coding sequences:
- the LOC126763970 gene encoding uncharacterized protein LOC126763970, which translates to MKQISLKDAIITLESAWNKVDEAVLSKCWNNALSMLENQEDPEDEIPLNVLRRNLNMNVGDLEESAANLLQNLRPEIGITACDVREWNEDAIEFNENEIQEISDEDDYTV; encoded by the exons ATGAAGCAAATTTCACTTAAGGACGCTATTATTACCCTTGAATCTGCATGGAATAAAGTGGATGAGGCTGTGCTATCAAAATGCTGGAACAATGCTTTGAGTATGCTTGAAAATCAAGAAGATCCTGAAGATGAAATTCCTTTGAATGTCCTTCGAAGGAACTTGAATATGAATGTGGGGGACTTGGAGGAGAGCGCAGCCAATCTTTTACAAAACTTGAGACCTGAG ATTGGAATCACTGCTTGCGACGTTAGAGAATGGAACGAGGATGCTattgaattcaatgaaaatgaaatacaagAAATATCCGACGAAGACGACTATACTGTATAG